The sequence below is a genomic window from Actinokineospora baliensis.
CGCCACCCGCCCCCACGTCCCCGCCCGGCATCGTTCCCGGCTTGGCGGGGCAGCGTTGCCGTGGGTCGCGGGGATTAGAGGGCCTGGTAGGCGGAGGTCAGGAAGTCGGAGTAGACCTTCGGGCCAGCCGGGGAGGTCCACGCCTGCTGGGTGAGCAGGATGGTGACCAGGTCCTCGGCGGGGTCGACCTGCCCGGACGTGCCGAGGCCGCCCTCCCAGCCGAAGCGGCCGGGCGTCTTGTGGATGTCGTCGCGGGCGGTGACGACGCTGAGGCCGAAGCCCCAAGTCGTGGTGTCGAAGAAGCCGTCGACCAGGCCGCCGCCCGCTTTCTGGGCCGCGGTGAGCTGGTCGGAGGTCATGGTCAGCACCGACGGGCGGGACAGGACCGGGCCGCCGCCCGCGCGCAGGGCGGACAGGAACGCGAGGTAGTCGGCGGCGGTCGAGACGAGGCCGCCCGCGCCGGAGCGGAAGGCGGGCGGGGTGCTCCACTGACCCTCTGGCGGGTCGTAGACGACGCGTTCGCCACTGTCGGTGTTCGAGTAGGCAGTGGCGAGCCGGGCGATCTTGTCGGCGGGGACGTGGAACCCGGTGTCGCGCATGCCGAGCGGGGCGAAGATCCGTTCGTCGAGGACGACGTCCAGCGGCTGGCCGGTCGCCCGTTCGATGAGGACACCGAGGACGTCGTAAGCGGTGTTGTACCACCACTTCTCGCCGGGGTGGCTCAGGAGCGGGATCGTCCCCAGTAGACGCATCGCCTCGTCGGCGTCCGGTGTGGACTGCGGTTGGGGCGGTCCCGGTTCGAACCCGGCCTCGGCGATGGCGGTCTGGACGGGGTACGTGCCGGGCATCGCCATGATCACGCCTTGCCCGAAGGTGGAGTTCATCAGGTGACGCACGGTGATGGGGCGCCGGGCCGGGACGGTGTCGTCCAGCGGGCTGTCGATGGCCTTGAGGACCCGCGGGGTGGCCAGTTCCGGGAGGAGGTCGCCGATGGGGTCGTCGAGGCGCAGGACGCACTCCTCGACCAGGGTCATGGCGGCGGCGGTCACCACGGGCTTGGTCATCGACGAGATGCGGAAGATCGTGTCGGCGCCCGCGGGGAGGTCGCCCAGGACGGTCTGGTGCGCCTGGCCGCCGTGGTCGAGCAGCGCCACGACGCCGGGGATGTCGCCGCTGTCGACGTGCCGTGCCAGGACGTCCCGGTGCCGAGCCAGCCTCACCTGATCCATGGCGGCCAACCTAGCCCACGTCGCACACGGGTTCGAGAAATTGTCGTACCCGTGCGGTTCACTGCTCACATGGCAGCGGGGGTTTCAAGCAATGGGGGTTTCAGGCAGCGTGATCGGGGGCACTCTGGGGGTGGGTCGGACTAACCGCGTGACAACTCAACAGCGGCGGTCAGAGCGCGATGCCCCGAGAAGCCAGCCACGGGGTGGGGTTCATCTTGCGCCCGTCCGCGTCCCAGATCTCGAAGTGCAGGTGCGGACCGGTGGACTGGCCCCGGTTGCCCATGTGCGCGATCATCTGGCCCGCCTTGACCTTCTGGCCCTCGCGGACGACGTAGTCGTTGACGTGGCCGTAGACCGAGACGGTGCCGTCGGCGTGCTGGACGCGGACCCAGAGGCCGAAGCCGCTGGCCGTGCCCGCCTCGATCACGACGCCGTCGGCGACCGACAGGATCGGGGTGCCGATGCGGTTGGCGATGTCCACGCCGTAGTGGGTGACGCCCCAGCGGGCGCCGAAGCCGGAGGTGAAGGTGCCGACGGCCGGGCGGACGAACTTGGGCCTGGCCGCTTCCTCCTGCTGGGCCTTGAGCACCGCGGCGCGCTCGGCCTTGGCCTGGGTGAGCCGCTCGGTGGTGGCCATCTTCTGGGCCTCGACCGTGCCGTCGGCCTGGTTGGCCAGGGCGAGCAGCTCGGGGGTGGCGGGTGCGTCACCGCCCATGCCCATCGCCGCCGACGCCTGGCGGGTCCCCGCCAGCGGGACGACCTCGTCCGCCGGGGAACCACCGCCCGCCGCGGCCGACTGCAGGGTCTGCCCAGCGGCCGCCGCCGCGAACGCGCCGACCGCCACAGCGGCGACGACGACGCGACCGCGCAACGCCGATGACGGCGGAGCGATCCGGTGGGCACCCTTGGCGCGGCGTGCACCGCGTTCGAGCGCTTCGTCGAGCGCGGCGAACTCGTGTTCGCCGCCGGTGGAGCGATGTCGAGACAAGACCTAGCCTTCCGCCTTCGGGGAGTCGGGCCACACCACCAGCTCGCGGGGGACGAGCTCGTTCGGTGTCGGACACCGGGCGGGGGACCCGGTTGAGCAGGCATCCGAGCCGGATTCCTACCCCGTCCTGTTCGTGACCAGACCGTGACAACGGACCCGGGGACAGTAACGGGGAGGCAGCGCCGCAGGCAACAGTGCTCACCCAGATCTCACCGGACACCATACGACCAGAACGCGGCACCCAGCGGCTACTACGCAAAGTTAACCCGAAGTCACACCTATAGTGTGAGCTGGGTCTCCCATCAATCGTCCATCCGGGTGGCAACCGAATTACCCCCGAGTTCGTCCCGGGCGGGCGCGAAGGTCACGACCCGGACACTGGACCCCTCGGAGCCCTCTGCTCGATGGGGCCGACTTGGCTTGCGTGGGGGCTCCGAGTCGCGAGCCGTCCCGCCCAACCCGACGACCGCCCCCAGGAAGCCGCCCGCCCAATGCTCGATGGGGCGGACTTGGTTTGTGTGGGGTGGCGGTGCCCGTAGCGTTGTGCGCGGACAGGGCCATGCTTTTCGGCCCCAGCTTTGCGGTCCTGCCACGGGTGGCGCAGGGGCCCCGCGCAAACCAAGTTCGCCCCATCGAGCACACCCGACCACGACGGGTCCGGGTCGCGAGCCCGCCCCATCGAGCCTGCCCACGCCACCACGATCCAGCGCAATGCCGAAGGCGAGCCGACGACCCGACGGCGCCCCCAGCACCCGCTTGCTAGCGTTGCCTGCGATGACTTCGCGGATCACCACCCCGTCCCCCGCTGACTCGCCCGCCGACGACAGAGCCGGGGCTCGGGTTGGGTGGGCCCAGAGTCCGGTCCAACTGCGGCTCGCCCTCGGCCTCGCAGCTCTCGGCGCTTTCGCCCAGATCGCGGGCATCGCCATCGGGCTTGTCGACCACGGGCCGCCGCCCGGTTTCTCCTCTTTTCCCCTGCTGCTCCTGCTCGCCGCGCTCCCCCCTGCCGTGGCGATGGGGCTCGTGGCGGGCAAGCGGCCCGTCGTGGGCGCGGGTGTCCTGGTCGGGGCCGCCCTCCTCGGGCCTGGGCGGCTGCTGGGCGATCTCCAGTTCCTGGTCGACCCCCTGGTGGTGTCCCGGCCGGAGATTATGGTTCCGACCAGCCTGGCTCCGCTGCACGCCGGTGCGGGCCTGTGGCTGCTGCTCGCCGGCCACCTCCTCGCGATCACCGCGGGTGTCTTGGCCGCCAACCGGGCTGGAGCGCCCTACGGGACTCCTTATGCCGCTGAGGTGCACGACGAGGTCAAGCAGCGGTCGCCGGTGGGGTTGGTGGCGGCGGTCGTGGCCGCGTTCGGGTTGCAGTTGGCACCGTTCTATTCGGGGAATGCGTTCCTGCTCGCCGAGGGGCTGATCGACAGCCCGTGGCTGGGGCGGTTCGCGCTGCTGGTCGCCGGGATCGGGGTCGTCGGCGCGGCGTTGGTGGGGACGCGCGGCGCTGCGGTCGGGGTGGTTCTCGGCGTGGCGGCGATCGCGGTTCCGCAGGTCGCGGCCGGGTTGTGGGTGGGGCTGCTCGAAGCGGCCCCCGGGCCTTGCGTGGCTCTGCTCGGGGTCGCGGGGCTGGCGGTGTCCGTGTGGGTGACGACCCGGGACGAGCAGGGGACCGATCCGGTGGCTGCGGTGCACCGGATCGCGGGCGTGCTCGGGGTCCTGTCCGGACTGTCGGGTATCGCCGCCGCGACCACCACCGTTCTGGCTGTCGACGGCGTCGAGCAGGAGACCTTCTCCAACCGGCTGTTCCTCCCGGCCGGGATCCTGGTGGCCGCGCTCGCCATACCCCTTCTGATCCCCAGGGTCGCGGCACCGGTGCGGCCCGCCTTCGCCGCCGCCCTCGCCTCGATCGCACTGGCCGGTACGTCCACTTTGGACGCGGTGGTGACCGCGACCGGCGTCGGCGCCCCCATCAGCACCGGCGCGGCCGTCTGGTTCACCGCGGCAGCCGTGGTGTTCGCGGGCGCGGCGACGATCACCGTGCTGTTCGCGGGCAACGCCGAGCGCGGCGAACCGCAGGACCGGCCGCTCGACCTCGCGCTGGTCGCCCCGCTGGCCGTGGCCGGGCTGCTGGCGGTCGGCGCTTTCGGCCTGCCCGTCGGCAAGGCCCGCGGGCTGGTGCCCCCGGGGATCTGGACCGAGTTCCGGCTCGCCTCCCTCGGCCTGTTGCTCGCCGTGATCACCGTCGTCGTGGCGGTGGCTCTGACGCCCGCGTCACGGCCGCACCGGGCGGGCGCGCTGCTGCTCGGCTGCGCGGGCCTGGTCGGGGTCCGCGCCATGGAGTACCCGCTGACCTCGGCCCGCGCGATCGGCTCGGTGCCCGGCCCCGGCCTGTGGCTGTCGTTGGCCTGCGCGGCCGCCCTGGTGGTGGCAGCGCTGATGGTGCTGAGCCGCCGGTGAGGGTGGTGCTGGTCAGCCAGGACACCGCGGTGGCCGCGGCGCTGCGCGACCTGGGGGTCGAGGTCGTCTACCTGGCGGCGGCGACCCCTGAGGCGCTGGTCAGCACGGCCATGCAGGAGGACGCCGATGCCGTGGCCGCGCCGGGCGCTCTAGGGGCGATCACCGCGCTGTTGGCCGACAATGGCGCCACCGACATAGCCGTGGTCG
It includes:
- a CDS encoding serine hydrolase domain-containing protein, yielding MDQVRLARHRDVLARHVDSGDIPGVVALLDHGGQAHQTVLGDLPAGADTIFRISSMTKPVVTAAAMTLVEECVLRLDDPIGDLLPELATPRVLKAIDSPLDDTVPARRPITVRHLMNSTFGQGVIMAMPGTYPVQTAIAEAGFEPGPPQPQSTPDADEAMRLLGTIPLLSHPGEKWWYNTAYDVLGVLIERATGQPLDVVLDERIFAPLGMRDTGFHVPADKIARLATAYSNTDSGERVVYDPPEGQWSTPPAFRSGAGGLVSTAADYLAFLSALRAGGGPVLSRPSVLTMTSDQLTAAQKAGGGLVDGFFDTTTWGFGLSVVTARDDIHKTPGRFGWEGGLGTSGQVDPAEDLVTILLTQQAWTSPAGPKVYSDFLTSAYQAL
- a CDS encoding M23 family metallopeptidase; translation: MSRHRSTGGEHEFAALDEALERGARRAKGAHRIAPPSSALRGRVVVAAVAVGAFAAAAAGQTLQSAAAGGGSPADEVVPLAGTRQASAAMGMGGDAPATPELLALANQADGTVEAQKMATTERLTQAKAERAAVLKAQQEEAARPKFVRPAVGTFTSGFGARWGVTHYGVDIANRIGTPILSVADGVVIEAGTASGFGLWVRVQHADGTVSVYGHVNDYVVREGQKVKAGQMIAHMGNRGQSTGPHLHFEIWDADGRKMNPTPWLASRGIAL